The following are encoded in a window of Episyrphus balteatus chromosome X, idEpiBalt1.1, whole genome shotgun sequence genomic DNA:
- the LOC129920633 gene encoding protein lava lamp isoform X5: MYAEKRTSIRKKCVSVESSLLQTEQHTNNADCNQSEVNNRNINNGNNSIATVSKKQQIHHQQQLNQRVVLPGTGLASSSSITSARRPYLVSRDLEFLAHNTLPFNRTNANSSLWSTTTTTASSGVNINSTKYVHQRNRSSSSNNNSNNSSKLHFNSKGLVRQRKYSTANFVPNQCHSASSISSSIAQQQQQVQVRQSPSVLNLPSLSQQQNSHHHNSEHINNCFNLEKHQQSNSSSSSQSAGGLISAALATVTSLRNSSNAKSTAAITGNLLSRVLLEFSSATRSIANTNDNNRSNSLASSSATVGSAGTTVPIGSEAAEESSNNFISVVSDDSEINNQPILNGIREYNLNNNYNSFLYTQQQHQHTQIQQSKSNNTSPIKLIQRQNSVPSRGITTSTGSGNTIKSVIDLRYKIKSTTVDSSDSHVGNTGSSSSTNAPTFRLSESKKSIKNRKSFLEQVPSTECGSSSRKVDVKHNSAKFSTRKKSNMDQDKKPKAKNLASSTSNQDHDRDRSEDTSYASDSTDSKETIVSRKTLSTNVPTIISDAAVKCEPSVLSIETTLDNSQTKKPSDDLEKTLPAESSSCGGDTIREGNGGGSESSVSGGVDEAFSDKTSIVPISMLKSSPSNLAVTTPPTSSSTISTAIEKFCPNNRFVRKSVDNNFSQFTKGGNFFLDSADIETEFPRDYDDNIEILSREAEHLEEQFHKVGDTETALFEDSGKIVVDRLKKQSKPQDDEDDEPIGMSPCGRFFKYDKEVGRGSFKTVFRGLDTQTGVAVAWCELLDKKVNKAERNRFREEAEMLKKLQHPNIVRFYNYWEANVGKRKNIVLVTELMLSGTLKAYLRRFKKINPKVLKSWCRQILKGLHFLHSRTPPIIHRDLKCDNIFITGTTGSVKIGDLGLATLKNRSFAKSVIGTPEFMAPEMYEEHYDEAVDVYAFGMCMLEMAISEYPYNECSGPAQIYKKVISGIKPASFDKVENPKVREIIERCIQLKKEDRPSCKDLLNSEFFGEDIGIRLEPTTTEEFLNNPDKNDIEFRLRLLDPKKRSYKHKENEAIQFEFDIKNDDCETVCMDMCKAGIISEEDSRAVVKMLKVQIVSLQKERKQRQTQMQLQNEKSRLEKLALIAQREMYETNWDYSEIMHLEEEEDDDDYYEDEDGNGVVLLVGGTTNAPAIVAFREDNEKLQSQQEVTSGPVLINNDIPGKVEGGDVNEMQVPTSGDVAFVEMKKGNELELSSEQQNQALLQNQITREQLCQQPNQFEQQQQQFQLNQVGQYQQQQQQQIYQPQQNNISIPSQQQQTSAQYVPIVQTQQQPQLQTPPYLNQEHEQLQQVQVSNMFEQPPLTPHQVKIVPNYSNQTSVTEHPQQQQSEYIQNPLQQQQQQVTQLHQQRVDQQMQQQFQHQQQMQFQQKPQEQQQQLHQQVSPQIHKSQNLIHQQNQQSSQPISQQQHQQNDIQQQQDQTNQELAASPTLATSNNNGSQLKPRTSKSKRTNRGTEKIPKLSVTNIENNTVVDCHMENKPKTITFKFDISDVNPIDVANNLISQDLLAQSQSTVFVDMIKDIVRQVKLNPEQIPVPTTFRRNMEKMGTLHQPQDHALELQLEQRQQIQDNQQRQNPQQQLQEQQQRQQQQTQLQQLPPTLQPLTQPTVIQTQPIQQQPIQQQPMQQQSIQKQPTQQQQTQQQQTQQQQTQQQQTQQQQNQQQPTQQQPTQQQPIQQPTQQPPQQPTQLQSTQQQPLTQQQQPPLQQQKPPPTQQQQHPPTQQQQQQQQQQQQQQYQQQQQQQQQSQQTQQQQTQQQTQQHHQQQHQPHQQQQQLHQQQQQLQQQQQQLQQQQQQQQQQHLQHQQHQQQIQQLQPSQQHLYQQQQEQQYQQHQQYQQLQQHLHQQHQQYQYQQLYQQQLQQQQQEYQQQEHKQQQQYLEQQHALQQQYQQQQNQQYQQQQNQQYQQHQKFLQNHLENEEEEKQKREQEKIRTQEQNKEQEHQQHEQKQEQSSKHECPQEQDVELYSEKNQMLKQEHVHRNEEEQLNKPEYEHENKLEHKDECEQTLQKDSEQLQKLRQQEQQQQVTQQQLLQQQLHSQYANYNQQQQSQTNIQQQLQTHYQHQSQIHNQQSHQQKEQPPQHQQSQTQLQQQLQQHNQHLQQQSQQQLQPQQSQQPQQQTQLQHQTPQQQQSQQNLQQLPQQPQQLQQQPQPPQQQPPQQQQQPQQPPQQHFLQHQQQYQKSQQQIHQQHATQHQAHQYLQQYYPQQSSSAGCNTPTGVTSSSARGSSVYNSRRTSVDNSGSDFSNIPTNIIEGADAIEQNFPPSSNCGTSVQTPNEMHSDQQFKIVKQRSLEKNETMTTGAAINTSSLADLEKKLALLTNANVMATSNQSVATDVKESQQKTSMPVAATNDTSEKAQAMRKISRFRVSIVSETLPKLSPNESVSAPASQKVSQSGRIASEEPQQQQTQHLQNQTQMQSQQIQNQSQNSTSIPQKDQPQQQVQLNQPILQQDISCVPQQPHKLISAQQHVDQPIQNSSQQIIPQQPQLSQSLTGLYIDMSNINQSQQQFSAPARSSVPNTPSQEYIALVSGQNMPSQQQQQQQQQHQQQLLQHTPQQHNTSDPMSQQIQPQSQHHQQQMQPNVENMGYDVKKSTGDNANILTVRIASEEQLSLAATNPSMLPSVIQSDIKHNLDTARNHLCGIRLETNVRQRLLLLLQRQHIEEDELRLKHFVELEKFQKTLRATYHNNENNENFAIQHTPPTSQHQQTSSSSHVAQSSGGDSIQMQLTQQYQQQIMNHQQQQQKSQQQHWNKQQQQPGQQHIVYSDTDLMAQQQQLMYVHKIPQAVYAAYGQQMSQTSTAPSLLSTLQSQAASGTRPILNVPNSVFISGMPATQQQYPSSMEVGVSGASCTNTLPLLPLGSAGNPIPNQQQQQQFYDQNPHQQIQQQQLTQVKQQQIPPSQQQITPEQQQIHYQYSGVPASVSTVSASASTITSNTSNANVPYFDDTSTQSQSSQQQQQQQQQQQQQQQNLSQQ; this comes from the exons GAGTTCTAGTTCCAACAATAACAGTAACAATAGCAGTAAATTACATTTTAATTCCAAAGGCTTAGTTCGACAAAGGAAATATAGCACAGCGAACTTTGTACCAAATCAATGCCATTCGGCGTCATCAATATCTTCATCAATAgcacagcaacagcagcaggtACAAGTTCGACAATCACCATCAGTACTGAATCTACCGTCTTTGAGTCAACAGCAAAATTCACATCACCATAATTCGGAGcatataaataattgttttaatttagaaaaacacCAACAAAGCAACTCATCATCCTCGTCACAATCAGCAGGAGGTCTTATATCAGCAGCTTTAGCAACCGTCACATCATTAAGAAATTCATCAAACGCTAAATCAACAGCCGCCATCACGGGTAATTTGTTAAGTCGAGTTTTATTGGAATTCTCTTCGGCGACCCGATCAATTGCTAACACAAACGATAATAATCGAAGCAATAGCTTAGCTAGCAGTTCTGCTACAGTTGGGAGTGCTGGTACCACAGTACCAATTGGAAGTGAGGCCGCTGAAGAATcatccaataattttatttctgttgTAAGTGACGATAGCGAAATAAATAATCAGCCAATCTTAAATGGAATAAgagaatataatttaaataataattacaacAGCTTTCTATATACACAGCAACAGCATCAACACACTCAAATACAACAAAGCAAGAGCAATAACACTTCACCCATCAAGCTAATTCAAAGACAGAATTCTGTGCCATCTAGAGGCATTACTACAAGTACTGGAAGTGGAAACACAATAAAAAGTGTCATTGATCTTCGTTACAAAATAAAGTCCACAACAGTTGATAGTAGTGATTCGCACGTTGGAAACACTGGAAGCTCGTCATCAACAAATGCACCAACTTTTAGGCTCTCTGAAAGCAAAAAGtccattaaaaatagaaaatcttTTCTTGAACAGGTTCCTTCAACCGAATGTGGCAGTTCATCGCGTAAAGTTGATGTAAAACACAACAGTGctaaattttcaacaagaaaaaaatccaatatgGATCAAGATAAAAAACCTAAAGCAAAGAATTTAGCCTCGTCTACTAGTAATCAGGACCATGACCGGGATCGAAGTGAAGATACATCTTATGCCAGTGATAGTACTGACTCCAAAGAAACAATAGTATCACGTAAAACTTTGTCAACAAATGTGCCAACAATTATTTCGGATGCAGCCGTAAAATGCGAACCATCAGTTTTGTCAATCGAAACAACTTTGGATaactcacaaacaaaaaaacctagTGATGATTTAGAAAAGACCTTACCCGCTGAGAGTTCGTCGTGCGGCGGTGATACCATTCGTGAAGGTAATGGTGGTGGTAGTGAAAGCAGCGTTAGCGGCGGCGTTGATGAAGCATTTAGTGATAAAACTTCCATCGTTCCTATATCAATGTTAAAGTCTTCTCCTTCAAATTTAGCTGTTACAACACCCCCAACATCGTCGTCGACAATATCAACGGCCATTGAAAAGTTTTGTCCAAACAATCGTTTTGTACGGAAATCAGTCGATAATAACTTTTCGCAATTTACAAAgggtgggaatttttttttagattcggCCGATATTGAGACTGAATTCCCAAGGGATTATGATGacaatattgaaattttatcaCGAGAAGCTGAACACTTGGAAGAGCAATTTCATAAAGTCGGAGATACTGAGACTGCTTTATTTGAAGATTCGGGGAAAATAGTCGTAGACCGACTGAAAAAACAAAGCAAACCACAAGATGATGAAGACGATGAACCAATTGGAATGTCACCGTGTGGTCGATTTTTCAAATATGATAAAGAAGTTGGCAGGGGATCTTTTAAGACTGTATTTCGTGGTTTAGATACTCAAACTGGAGTTGCAGTAGCTTGGTGTGAATTATTA gataaaaaagtaaataaggCTGAACGTAATCGTTTTCGTGAAGAAGCtgaaatgcttaaaaaactACAGCATCCAAATATTGTACGCTTTTACAATTACTGGGAGGCAAAtgttggaaaaagaaaaaatatagtcCTAGTCACTGAATTAATGCTTTCAGGAACACTTAAagc ATATCTACGacgtttcaagaaaattaatcCGAAAGTTTTGAAATCATGGTGCCGTCAAATATTAAAGGGCTTACATTTTCTACACTCTCGCACCCCGCCTATAATACATCGTGATTTAAAATGTGATAATATATTTATAACTGGTACAACTGGCAGTGTTAAAATTGGAGACTTAGGTTTGGCTACCCTAAAAAATCGAAGTTTTGCTAAATCGGTAATTGGTACACCCGAATTTATGGCACCGGAAATGTATGAAGAACACTATGACGAAGCTGTGGATGTGTATGCGTTTGGTATGTGTATGTTGGAAATGGCTATTTCTGAATACCCTTACAATGAATGTTCCGGGCCTGCTCAGAtttataaaaaggtaatatctgGTATAAAACCGGCTAGCTTCGATAAAGTCGAGAACCCAAAGGTTCGTGAAATAATAGAAAGATGTattcaattgaaaaaagaaGATCGTCCGAGTTGTAAGGATTTATTAAACTCTGAGTTTTTCGGTGAAGATATTGGTATACGTTTAGAACCAACAACAACGGAAGAATTTCTGAATAATCCCGATAAGAATGATATTGAATTTCGTTTAAGATTATTAGATCCAAAGAAAAGATCTTACAAACATAAGGAAAACGAAGCAATTCAGTTCgaatttgatataaaaaatgatGATTGTGAAACTGTTTGTATGGATATGTGTAAGGCTGGCATTATAAGTGAAGAAGATTCCCGGGCTGTGGTAAAAATGCTTAAAGTTCAGATTGTGTCATTGCAAAAGGAACGGAAACAAAGACAAACACAGATGCAGCTGCAGAATGAGAAGTCAAGACTAGAAAAACTGGCTCTAATTGCACAGAGAGAAATGTATGAAACAAACTGGGACTACAGTGAAATAATGCATTTGGAAGAAGAagaggatgatgatgattattacGAAGATGAAGATGGCAATGGTGTTGTGCTGCTTGTTGGTGGTACAACTAATGCACCTGCAATTGTCGCATTTCGTGAAGATAATGAAAAATTACAAAGCCAACAAGAAGTTACTAGTGGCCCTGTGCTTATTAATAATGATATACCTGGTAAAGTAGAAGGTGGAGATGTTAATGAAATGCAAGTTCCAACATCTGGAGATGTTGCTTTTGTTGAAATGAAAAAGGGTAATGAGTTGGAACTTTCATCTGAACAACAAAATCAAGCACTTTTGCAGAATCAAATAACTCGTGAACAATTATGTCAACAGCCAAATCAATTtgaacaacagcaacaacaatttcagcTTAACCAGGTAGGGcaatatcaacaacaacaacaacaacaaatatacCAACCCCAACAAAACAATATATCTATTCCCAGTCAACAGCAGCAGACATCTGCACAGTACGTACCAATTGTTCAAACACAGCAACAGCCACAACTTCAAACACCTCCATACTTAAATCAGGAACATGAACAACTGCAGCAAGTTCAAGTATCAAATATGTTCGAGCAACCACCATTAACACCACATCAGGTAAAAATAGTTCCTAATTACTCCAACCAGACTTCAGTAACTGAGCACCCCCAACAACAGCAATCAGAATATATTCAAAATCCGttacaacaacagcaacaacaggtAACACAGCTGCACCAGCAACGGGTCGATCAGCAAATGCAACAGCAGTTTCAACATCAACAGCAAATGCAGTTTCAGCAAAAACCACAAGAACAACAGCAGCAACTACACCAACAAGTATCACCTCAGATTCATAAATCACAAAACCTTATACATCAACAGAATCAGCAGTCCTCTCAACCAATTTCCCAACAGCAGCACCAGCAAAACGACATACAGCAACAACAAGATCAGACAAATCAAGAATTAGCAGCATCACCTACATTAGCAACTAGCAATAATAATGGTTCTCAACTGAAGCCAAGGACAAGCAAATCGAAACGTACCAATCGTGGCACAGAAAAAATTCCTAAATTGAGCGTTACCAATATTGAGAACAATACTGTAGTTGATTGTCATATGGAAAACAAACCTAAAACCATCACCTTTAAGTTCGATATCAGCGATGTAAACCCTATAGATGTTGCTAACAATttg ATATCACAAGATCTTCTTGCACAAAGTCAGAGTACGGTTTTCGTTGATATGATAAAGGACATTGTACGTCAAGTTAAACTCAACCCAGAACAAATCCCAGTTCCAACAACATTCCGCCGCAATATGGAAAAA atGGGGACGTTGCACCAACCGCAAGATCATGCGCTAGAACTACAACTAGAACAACGACAACAAATACAAGATAATCAACAACGACAAAATCCACAACAACAATTACAAGAACAGCAACAACGACAACAGCAACAAACACAACTGCAACAACTACCACCTACACTACAACCACTAACACAGCCAACAGTAATTCAAACACAACcaatacaacaacaaccaatacaacaacaaccaaTGCAACAACAATCAATACAAAAACAGCCAACCCAACAACAGCAAACCCAACAACAGCAAACCCAACAACAGCAAACCCAACAACAGCAAACCCAACAACAGCAAAACCAACAGCAGCCAACACAGCAACAACCAACACAACAGCAACCAATACAACAACCAACACAACAACCACCACAACAACCAACACAGCTACAATCAACACAACAACAGCCATTAACACAGCAACAGCAACCACCATTGCAACAACAGAAGCCACCACCaacacaacaacagcaacacccACCAacacaacaacagcagcagcaacaacaacagcaacaacaacaacaataccaacaacagcagcagcaacaacaacaatcacaacaaacacaacaacaacaaacacaacaacaaacacaacaaCATCATCAGCAACAACACCAGccacaccaacaacagcagcagctgcatcagcaacagcagcagcttcagcagcaacagcagcagctgcagcagcagcaacaacaacagcaacaacaacatctaCAACATcagcaacaccaacaacaaataCAACAACTACAACCATCACAACAGCATCTATATCAGCAGCAACAAGAACAGCAATACCAACAACATCAGCAATACCAACAATTACAACAACATCTTCATCAACAACATCAGCAATACCAATATCAGCAACTGTACCAGcaacaattacaacaacaacagcaagaaTATCAACAACAAGAACacaagcaacaacaacaatatcttGAACAACAACACGCATTACAACAACAATATCAACAACAGCAAAATCAGCAATACCAACAACAGCAAAATCAGCAATACCAACAACATCAAAAATTCCTGCAAAACCATCTagaaaatgaagaagaagaaaaacaaaaaagagaacaagaaaaaatacgaacacaagaacaaaataaagaacaagAACACCaacaacatgaacaaaaacaagaGCAATCATCAAAACATGAATGCCCACAAGAGCAAGATGTTGAActatattctgaaaaaaatcaaatgctgAAACAAGAGCACGTACATAGAAATGAAGAAGAGCAATTAAATAAACCTGAATATGAACATGAAAATAAACTTGAACATAAAGATGAATGTGAACAAACTCTTCAAAAAGACTCCGAACAACTACAAAAATTGCGACAGCAAGAACAGCAACAACAAGTGACGCAACAACAATTATTGCAACAACAACTACATTCACAATATGCTAACtataatcaacaacaacaatcacaAACAAACAttcaacaacaactacaaacaCATTACCAACATCAATCACAAATTCACAATCAACAATCACACCAACAAAAAGAACAACCACCACAACATCAACAATCTCAAACCCAACTACAGCAACAGCTCCAACAACACAATCAGCACCTTCAACAACAATCACAGCAGCAACTACAACCACAGCAAAGCCAACAGCCACAACAACAAACACAACTACAACACCAAACACCACAGCAACAACAATCGCAACAAAACCTACAACAACTGCCGCAACAACCACAACAACTGCAGCAACAACCACAACCACCGCAGCAACAGccaccacaacaacaacagcagccaCAACAGCCACCCCAACAACATTTTctgcaacatcaacaacaatatCAAAAATCACAACAACAAATACACCAACAGCATGCAACGCAACACCAAGCGCATCAGTATTTGCAGCAATATTATCCACAACAGTCATCATCAGCTGGCTGTAACACACCAACAGGAGTTACATCATCATCAGCTCGTGGTTCGTCAGTATATAACTCTCGTCGTACATCGGTTGATAATAGCGGGTctgatttttcaaatataccaaCGAACATAATTGAAGGGGCAGATGCAATAGAGCAAAACTTTCCACCAAGCAGTAATTGCGGTACTAGTGTTCAAACTCCAAATGAAATGCATTCAGATcaacaatttaagattgtgaaaCAAAGAAGTCTGGAAAAAAACGAAACTATGACAACTGGAGCAGC AATTAATACTAGTTCCTTAGCAGATCTTGAGAAGAAGTTGGCCTTACTTACAAATGCTAATGTTATGGCCACATCTAATCAAAGTGTAGCAACGGAC GTAAAAGAATCGCAACAAAAAACATCAATGCCTGTGGCCGCAACTAACGATACATCAGAAAAAGCGCAAGCTATGCGTAAGATTTCACGCTTTCGTGTGAGTATTGTTTCAGAGACACTACCAAAATTATCGCCAAATGAAAGTGTTTCGGCACCAGCATCACAAAAAGTCTCTCAATCGGGTCGGATTGCATCGGAGGAGCCACAACAACAGCAAACGCAACATCTACAGAACCAAACTCAGATGCAATCGCAACAGATTCAAAATCAGTCTCAAAACTCGACTTCAATACCACAAAAAGATCAACCACAACAGCAAGTACAGCTAAATCAACCAATTTTACAGCAAGACATTTCCTGTGTACCACAACAACCACATAAATTGATATCGGCACAACAACATGTGGATCAACCTATACAAAACTCTTCACAACAAATTATTCCCCAACAACCCCAGTTATCACAATCTTTAACAGGTCTTTACATTGATATGTCAAATATTAATCAATCACAACAACAGTTTAGTGCTCCAGCTCGAAGTAGTGTGCCTAACACACCATCCCAGGAGTATATAGCTTTAGTTAGTGGACAAAATATGCCTtcgcagcagcagcagcaacagcaacaacagcatCAGCAGCAACTGCTTCAACATACGCCACAGCAACACAATACAAGCGATCCAATGTCACAGCAAATACAACCACAGTCGCAACATCATCAACAGCAAATGCAACCTAATGTTGAAAATATGG GATATGATGTTAAAAAATCCACAGGAgacaatgcaaatattttaacGGTCCGGATTGCATCTGAGGAACAATTGTCGTTAGCAGCAACAAACCCATCTATGCTACCTTCTGTGATACAATCA GATATTAAACACAATCTTGATACTGCTCGTAATCACTTATGCGGAATTCGGTTGGAAACAAATGTACGACAACGGCTACTTCTTCTATTACAACGCCAACATATTGAAGAAGATGAGTTGAGATTGAAGCATTTTGTTGAGTTAGAGAAGTTCCAAAAAACTCTCCGAGCTA cttATCATAATAATGAAAACAACGAAAATTTTGCAATACAACACACACCGCCGACATCTCAACATCAACAGACATCTTCATCAAGTCATGTGGCACAAAGTAGTGGAGGCGATTCAATTCAAATGCAATTAACACAGCAATATCAACAACAAATTATGAATcaccaacagcagcaacaaaaaTCACAACAGCAGCATTGGAataaacaacagcaacaacctGGTCAACAGCATATCGTTTATTCTGACACAGATTTGATGGCTCAACAACAGCAATTGATGTATGTGCATAAAATTCCACAAGCCGTATACGCTGCATATGGACAGCAAATGTCACAAACTTCAACTGCACCATCGCTTTTGAGCACATTGCAGTCCCAAGCAGCGTCCGGCACAAGACCGATTCTCAATGTTCCTAATAGTGTTTTTATAAGTGGAATGCCCGCAACTCAACAACAATATCCATCTTCAATGGAAGTCGGAGTTAGTGGTGCAAGTTGCACAAACACTTTACCCCTTTTGCCATTAGGTAGTGCAGGAAACCCAATACccaatcaacaacaacaacaacaattttatGATCAGAATCCACACCAACAAATACAGCAACAGCAATTGACACAggttaaacaacaacaaattcctCCGTCTCAACAACAAATAACACCGGAACAACAACAAATTCACTATCAATATTCCGGAGTGCCAGCATCAGTTTCCACAGTATCCGCTTCTGCATCAACAATAACATCAAATACTTCAAATGCAAATGTGCCATATTTTGATGATACCTCAACGCAATCACAATCATCgcaacagcaacagcaacaacaacaacagcaacaacaacaacagcaaaatCTTTCACAACAATAA